A genomic segment from Ptychodera flava strain L36383 chromosome 19, AS_Pfla_20210202, whole genome shotgun sequence encodes:
- the LOC139119315 gene encoding sodium/potassium-transporting ATPase subunit beta-1-like, with amino-acid sequence MKGKFLILLLVACIVLDGASAGKKKKPKQERDHKHDHDHDHGKKSKEKTSQEEGRCDLNSYCENEDTCAYTLLVTGSDDECQEIRETIADVQELIDRNAQQDEEIHELQSITSRLTDTVVPLEENLQSHEERLYTLECKLEEAYEFYNEKIEDLYNRHRFQGRRINKLEAALEECCAAKPTTEIPTEKPQGVDLLVVPNTDFLQFSSDDKESYSAYTQEIEELLQGYSSSDPINYDDCASGTPGSDERSCYFSLNQLTEFCTGGSYGYSAGKPCLYFHLSQVPGWIPEPYTINDVPVEIKDIFTETSVPVTCKPRGRESRANDGLIKYYHQDNIDIKYFPVPNNDQEVPYLSPLIAVRLRDVATGSLFQFECKAWARNINHDNGEGVFYLSVRVTSQEP; translated from the exons ATGAAGGGGAAGTTTCTGATCTTGCTCCTGGTGGCTTGCATCGTCCTTGATGGAGCGTCTGCAGGCAAGaagaaaaaaccaaaacaagaGAGAGATCACAAGCATGATCATGACCATGATCATGGCAAAAAATCAAAGGAGAAAACGTCACAAGAGGAGGGAAGATGCGACCTCAACAGCTACTGTGAAAATGAAGACACTTGTGCGTACACTCTCCTAGTCACTGGAAGCGATGACGAGTGTCAGGAAATACGCGAGACCATTGCTGACGTACAGGAACTGATTGACAGAAACGCACAACAGGATGAAGAAATCCATGAACTGCAGTCGATAACTTCCCGCCTGACAGACACCGTTGTGCCCCTTGAAGAAAATCTTCAGAGCCATGAAGAGCGTCTTTACACTCTTGAATGCAAGCTTGAAGAGGCATACGAATTTTACAATGAGAAAATTGAAGACCTGTACAACAGGCACCGCTTTCAGGGACGGCGTATCAATAAGTTGGAGGCTGCACTTGAAGAATGTTGTGCGGCTAAACCAACAACTGAAATCCCAACAGAAAAACCTCAGGGAGTAG ATCTGTTAGTTGTACCAAACACAGATTTCCTCCAATTCAGCTCGGATGACAAAGAATCTTACTCTGCTTACACGCAGGAAATTGAAGAGTTGTTGCAAG GTTATTCCAGCAGCGATCCCATCAATTATGATGACTGTGCATCTGGAACACCCGGATCAGATGAAAGGAGCTGCTATTTCTCCCTGAATCAACTCACGGAGTTCTGTACCGGTGGAAGCTATGGTTACAGTGCTGGAAAACCTTGTCTATACTTCCACCTTAGCCAG gTTCCAGGTTGGATTCCTGAACCATACACCATAAATGATGTACCTGTAGAAATAAAAGACATTTTCACTGAAACATCAGTGCCTGTGACATGCAAACCGAGG ggTCGTGAAAGCAGGGCTAATGACGGATTAATAAAATACTACCATCAAGACAACATCGATATCAAGTACTTTCCTGTCCCAAACAATGACCAAGAAGTGCCGTACCTATCGCCACTCATCGCAGTGCGTCTACGAGACGTTGCGACAGGCTCTCTCTTCCAGTTTGAATGCAAGGCGTGGGCCAGAAATATCAACCATGACAATGGAGAAGGTGTTTTCTACCTGTCTGTGAGAGTTACCAGCCAGGAACCATAG